A window from Megalobrama amblycephala isolate DHTTF-2021 linkage group LG9, ASM1881202v1, whole genome shotgun sequence encodes these proteins:
- the LOC125274627 gene encoding phospholipase A and acyltransferase 3-like: protein MAQDKEPKCGDLIEISRGLYKHWALYVGDEHVIHLTSENGSAGASSAKSVGQNKAIVKRETLNDVVKQDNWKIRNHLDEKYEPYKKEDIVEKAEKLVGREIEYNVFTKNCEHFVTLLRYGEPQSQQAQDLVYGLIVGAIVAIVGVGFIAHATSKDKEKEKDKHGKRK, encoded by the exons ATGGCACAG GATAAGGAGCCGAAGTGTGGAGACCTCATTGAAATCTCCCGAGGCCTATATAAGCACTGGGCTCTTTATGTTGGTGATGAACATGTGATTCACCTGACCT CTGAGAATGGCAGTGCTGGAGCCAGCAGTGCGAAGTCAGTAGGGCAAAACAAGGCCATAGTGAAGAGAGAAACACTTAATGATGTGGTAAAACAAGACAACTGGAAAATCAGGAATCATCTGGATGAGAAATATGAGCCATATAAGAAAGAAGATATTGTAGAGAAAGCAGAAAAGCTTGTGGGAAGGGAAATTGAATATAATGTGTTTACTAAGAACTGTGAGCACTTTGTGACGCTGTTAAGATACGGAGAGCCACAATCCCAGCAG GCGCAAGACCTAGTGTACGGTCTTATTGTTGGTGCTATTGTTGCCATAGTTGGCGTTGGATTCATTGCTCATGCCActtcaaaagacaaagaaaaggaGAAAGATAAACATGGAAAAAGGAAATGA
- the LOC125275979 gene encoding uncharacterized protein LOC125275979 translates to MKRQTDFFKKRELYYERRSWGRSSSDRQVHWWRDETVGRHTEPLHQRESSVLLAPAPGTAIKNRLIPMNKHPAMNDDSIVMDSAVPSVERNHASLLRAVMRRKRVKMNRKRFKARRFLKTVPVHTSTVHSDLEMSPMSDEIMSDTQLILRAIEVIPGAFIRRSGRRWRKTTAFSSESSSPENSDLVLTSDQISPHLSGIEQEKMDQGCEDSVCKCKILSNKLKSLKYLINQITNANYCKEKFYLEEKYNHIFNRFLKKILKVDVDKSNQFAFVIFIKKDGSYDKDVWDNKSNTTEKCPEVYKPKGTNKHSEDDIFDLLKEILSKSDCPYKEALDIFFK, encoded by the exons ATGAAACGCCAAACCGACTTCTTTAAGAAAAGAGAATTGTATTACGAAAGAAGGTCCTGGGGCAGGAGTTCATCTGACAGACAGGTCCATTGGTGGAGAGACGAGACTGTAGGCCGGCATACAGAGCCTCTTCATCAAAGAGAAAGTAGTGTCTTGCTGGCTCCTGCCCCGGGAACTGCTATAAAAAATAGGCTGATTCCG ATGAACAAACACCCCGCTATGAATGACGATTCTATAGTAATGGACTCTGCGGTTCCATCCGTTGAGAGAAACCATGCTTCTTTACTAAGAGCTGTG ATGAGAAGAAAGAGAGTCAAGATGAACAGAAAGCGCTTTAAGGCCAGAAG ATTTCTGAAAACAGTGCCTGTCCACACATCCACTGTTCACTCGGACCTGGAAATGAGTCCGATGTCTGACGAAATCATGAGCGACACACAGCTGATTCTGAG GGCCATTGAGGTGATTCCTGGGGCATTCATCCGTCGATCAGGCCGCCGTTGGAGAAAAACTACAGCTTTTTCATCTGAG AGTTCTTCTCCAGAAAACTCTGACCTCGTACTGACTTCTGACCAGATTTCTCC ACATCTGTCAGGAATTGAACAGGAGAAGATGGATCAAGGCTGTGAAGATTCTGTTTGCAAATGCAAAATCTTGAGTAATAAACTCAAATCCTTGAAATATCtaattaatcaaattacaaATGCTAATTATTGTAAAGAGAAATTTTATCTTGAAGAAAAATATAATCACATTTTTAataggtttttaaaaaaaattcttaaagtTGATGTTGATAAATCAAATCAgtttgcttttgtgatttttataaaaaaagatGGCTCATATGATAAGGATGTTTGGGACAACAAATCTAATACCACTGAAAAATGTCCAGAAGTCTATAAGCCAAAAGGTACAAATAAACATAGTGAAGATGATATATTTGATTTACTAAAAGAAATTCTTAGTAAAAGTGATTGTCCGTATAAAGAAGCACTTGATATTTTCTTTAAATAG